Proteins from one Variovorax sp. PBL-E5 genomic window:
- a CDS encoding DNA topoisomerase: MATAKADAADVEKDEKAQRLPFLEDGELATVVRVELKTRKTRAPKPYTEGTLLDDMKGAAKFVEDATLRKAIRTKEASGIGTAATRAETIEKLKAVKYIKASGKTITATPKGLDFITWLESIMPELTDVALTARWQAELDGVAVSGGGKAFEAGVADNVRQLVSIFQVAPSMRLASTSSTEGSSSMTDTPKRANKPSDKMLEFAKRIADKVGKKVPDDVMADWDACKAFIDENKDAAMRPSEKQIAFAGRIAKEKGLTVPDDALKDGRELSRWIDENISK, encoded by the coding sequence ATGGCCACCGCGAAAGCTGACGCAGCAGACGTCGAAAAAGATGAAAAGGCGCAGCGCCTGCCCTTCCTCGAGGACGGCGAGCTGGCGACCGTCGTTCGCGTTGAACTGAAGACCCGCAAAACGCGAGCCCCCAAGCCCTATACGGAGGGAACGCTGCTCGACGACATGAAGGGCGCCGCGAAGTTCGTGGAAGACGCGACTCTTCGCAAGGCCATCAGGACCAAGGAAGCCTCTGGCATCGGCACTGCCGCGACCCGTGCGGAAACCATCGAGAAGCTCAAGGCCGTCAAGTACATCAAGGCCTCGGGAAAGACCATCACCGCGACCCCGAAGGGTCTCGACTTCATCACCTGGCTTGAATCCATCATGCCCGAGCTCACGGACGTTGCGCTCACGGCACGCTGGCAAGCAGAACTTGATGGCGTTGCCGTTTCAGGTGGCGGCAAAGCCTTTGAAGCCGGCGTCGCAGACAACGTGCGACAGCTGGTTTCTATATTTCAAGTGGCGCCTTCAATGCGCCTCGCATCCACCTCCTCAACTGAAGGCTCATCAAGCATGACTGACACCCCCAAACGTGCGAACAAACCCAGCGACAAGATGCTGGAGTTCGCGAAGCGCATCGCCGACAAGGTCGGCAAGAAGGTCCCTGACGACGTCATGGCCGACTGGGACGCCTGCAAGGCGTTCATCGACGAGAACAAGGACGCGGCCATGCGTCCGAGCGAAAAGCAGATTGCGTTCGCCGGCCGCATCGCCAAGGAGAAGGGCCTGACTGTGCCTGATGACGCGCTGAAGGACGGCCGCGAACTGTCGCGCTGGATTGACGAGAACATCAGCAAGTAA
- a CDS encoding conjugal transfer protein TraH: MLRKLVILFLAASMLLQAPFASARDLTAAFGNLLSKGGVAAVNKGGRYESSARNTFIAGGLEMRMPKQDVSAQLFSFTPPKVTVGCNGVSAFFGGFSFISSQEFEQLVKSIASGAALGFVTMLTLKSLCPQCADVVQQLKNAAQVAARLSIDACKLGMEAAKKFQGEPNDFASELCGATTTSGSGTSADFLSSISKQCNTIVGSTQAVKQANPGTAGGSKESKSQESELECKLGVGNVTWAMLGGAKYKFKGTDDEIYARKTVIMNMMGVVLRVGDKEASCETPNGTLKPSEADGQMMVFCPPQVEAKDITGAFMCGTDKSAFSKVVNGSAVISYCKAFFDGLAGAKQDSGASLDNLKLKRLMVCEESESCKKLVLKDFAEANVVSGVGFLPQVAKQLATAVDNVRNNKPMDQEIIDLMEAAPYPLYQAVNAAAVYPVAAADLLDSLSILVAESAAGTMLEEFLRVDGTMGGGSCTNEQQVRRVIETLAFAKTEAKARKNLIASNMAAQQGMREQIRQINLAIQQQVMSGELLQQNKMAAGLASSLSPTGAGNQPTGN, translated from the coding sequence ATGCTGCGCAAACTCGTCATCCTCTTCCTGGCAGCCTCGATGCTGCTGCAGGCGCCGTTCGCATCCGCTCGCGACCTCACAGCCGCTTTTGGCAATCTGCTGTCCAAGGGCGGAGTTGCCGCCGTCAACAAAGGCGGCCGTTACGAATCCTCCGCTCGAAACACATTCATCGCGGGCGGTCTAGAAATGCGGATGCCCAAGCAGGACGTGTCGGCGCAGCTGTTTTCGTTCACGCCACCCAAGGTCACCGTCGGGTGCAACGGCGTATCGGCCTTCTTCGGCGGCTTTTCCTTCATCTCGAGCCAAGAGTTCGAACAGTTGGTCAAGAGCATCGCGTCGGGCGCTGCGCTAGGGTTCGTGACGATGTTGACCCTGAAATCCCTGTGCCCGCAGTGCGCCGATGTCGTGCAGCAGCTGAAGAATGCCGCCCAGGTCGCGGCACGACTCTCCATCGACGCGTGCAAGCTCGGCATGGAAGCCGCCAAGAAGTTCCAGGGGGAGCCGAACGATTTTGCCTCGGAGCTCTGTGGAGCAACAACGACCTCTGGCAGCGGTACCAGCGCTGACTTCCTGTCCTCCATCAGCAAGCAATGCAACACCATCGTGGGCTCGACCCAGGCGGTGAAGCAGGCCAACCCGGGCACGGCGGGGGGGTCCAAGGAGTCTAAAAGCCAAGAGTCCGAGCTTGAGTGCAAGCTCGGGGTGGGCAACGTTACCTGGGCAATGCTCGGCGGCGCCAAGTACAAGTTCAAGGGTACTGACGACGAAATCTACGCACGCAAGACCGTCATCATGAACATGATGGGAGTCGTCCTGCGCGTAGGGGACAAGGAGGCATCCTGCGAAACTCCGAACGGCACGTTGAAGCCAAGCGAGGCCGATGGCCAGATGATGGTTTTCTGCCCGCCTCAAGTTGAGGCTAAGGACATCACCGGCGCCTTCATGTGTGGTACCGACAAGAGCGCCTTCTCAAAGGTGGTCAACGGCTCGGCCGTCATCTCCTACTGCAAGGCCTTCTTCGATGGACTTGCGGGAGCCAAGCAGGACTCCGGAGCGTCGCTGGATAACCTGAAGCTGAAGCGGCTGATGGTGTGCGAGGAATCGGAATCCTGCAAGAAGCTGGTGCTGAAGGACTTCGCTGAAGCCAACGTTGTTAGTGGCGTGGGCTTCCTGCCCCAGGTCGCGAAGCAGTTGGCCACCGCCGTGGACAACGTACGGAATAACAAGCCGATGGACCAGGAAATCATCGACCTCATGGAAGCAGCCCCCTACCCGTTGTACCAGGCCGTCAACGCGGCCGCTGTGTACCCCGTCGCCGCAGCCGACTTGCTCGACTCGCTGAGCATCCTGGTGGCAGAAAGCGCAGCAGGCACGATGCTGGAAGAGTTCCTGCGTGTCGACGGCACCATGGGTGGCGGAAGCTGTACGAACGAGCAACAGGTTCGCCGTGTCATTGAAACACTGGCTTTTGCCAAGACCGAAGCGAAGGCCCGCAAGAACCTCATCGCATCGAACATGGCCGCGCAGCAAGGCATGCGCGAGCAAATTCGCCAAATCAACCTGGCAATCCAGCAGCAAGTCATGAGTGGCGAACTGCTGCAACAAAACAAGATGGCTGCCGGCCTCGCCAGCTCCCTCAGCCCGACCGGCGCCGGCAATCAGCCGACCGGCAACTAA
- a CDS encoding TraC family protein, with the protein MKQAGKLLKRLTAFVKPDAPMAVPATMSAAAAMTDRESFSSLFTYRFFDDETNFMYLDDGHGPAIGFLLAISPLNVAGVNAEGAIEAAMVGLPPESVLQFGKLVTPQVEGFVNTWANARLAKTNNPLLRQIVERRRDFLLTTALGPSMLPRTRMHPRMMQWYVAARVPFTGDVKSEVEMRAFRQTMRDCRNTVASALSAVGMQSMEMAEVDIKFLLWELLNPHLEPSERIFEATPGQPVSADLMSRNTRVSVLRDGRIGFSKHAGDTNADGEHVPDVVVSCLTVDAAPHTHYLPSMARTLGDPMSWDDRITCPYWAYTTVHILHPDDSKDDLLGKFGMLNKQTMSESQWFRSMMGHLYERRDRAEALLKETSKGHRLVRAYTGINLYTPPDEARQQTERVKGFFRGAGFRISDEPYISLPVFIASLPLQYVPAMDPPNRGMQRAWLMSSINAASMMQVQGDWRGTGPEHAGLLLTSRSGQLATFDLLWKDSTNYNFVVVAASGSGKSFLTNELVCDFLSRGGIARIIDVGRSYHRFCTVMGGENLVFDAEKPRSMNPFTGINTVDDLNELMPMLKELLRLMAFPLTKSEDVPQFQYQLLEIVVEKAWRKFAAATELKHVVEELEVWDGASPELAHQLAMQLMAYSHGRYSAWFTGPREVSFNKPLVVIELEELKQDPQLQSVVLQLVMFQCTKEMYLSDRALPKLLAIDEAWDLMGGLSTGKFIETAFRRMRKYNGVAGVITQSFQDFTKSEAAMAAVENAAWQFILHQKKESIDYAVDHKRISADEATIELIKSVKSGEGFSEVFVRNDAGAGVYRFVTDKHSYYTFSSRATDIIRLNKLTESGMTLEDAIDKLAMEDYARMWGGQDAA; encoded by the coding sequence TTGAAACAAGCAGGCAAGTTGCTCAAGCGCCTCACTGCGTTCGTAAAGCCGGACGCCCCCATGGCGGTCCCCGCCACGATGTCGGCGGCGGCAGCCATGACCGACCGGGAATCGTTCTCGTCGCTATTCACGTATCGGTTCTTCGATGACGAGACGAATTTCATGTACCTCGATGACGGGCACGGGCCGGCCATCGGCTTCCTGCTCGCCATCTCACCGCTCAATGTCGCCGGCGTGAACGCCGAAGGTGCTATCGAGGCCGCCATGGTGGGTCTCCCGCCCGAGTCGGTCTTGCAATTCGGCAAACTCGTGACCCCGCAGGTCGAGGGCTTCGTGAACACCTGGGCGAACGCGCGCCTCGCCAAAACGAACAACCCGCTACTGCGACAAATCGTTGAGCGCCGCCGCGACTTCCTGCTCACCACCGCCCTGGGCCCATCGATGCTGCCCCGCACGCGCATGCATCCGCGCATGATGCAGTGGTACGTCGCCGCGCGCGTTCCATTCACGGGTGACGTGAAAAGCGAAGTCGAAATGCGTGCCTTTCGCCAGACGATGCGTGATTGCCGCAACACGGTCGCCAGCGCGTTGTCGGCCGTGGGCATGCAATCGATGGAAATGGCTGAGGTCGACATCAAGTTCCTGCTCTGGGAGCTTCTGAATCCGCACCTCGAGCCCTCCGAACGTATTTTCGAGGCGACGCCTGGCCAACCGGTCTCGGCGGACCTCATGTCCCGCAATACCCGTGTCAGCGTTTTGCGCGACGGCCGCATCGGCTTCAGCAAGCACGCAGGGGATACGAACGCGGACGGCGAGCACGTGCCTGACGTTGTCGTGAGTTGCCTCACGGTCGATGCGGCGCCCCATACGCACTACCTGCCGAGCATGGCGCGCACCCTCGGGGACCCGATGTCCTGGGACGACCGTATCACGTGTCCATACTGGGCATACACGACGGTCCACATTCTCCATCCCGATGACTCGAAGGATGACCTGCTGGGCAAGTTCGGCATGCTGAACAAGCAGACGATGTCTGAGAGCCAGTGGTTCCGTTCGATGATGGGCCACCTCTACGAGCGTCGGGACCGCGCAGAAGCGTTGCTCAAGGAAACGAGCAAGGGGCACCGCTTGGTGCGCGCCTACACGGGCATCAACCTGTACACGCCGCCCGATGAGGCCCGACAGCAGACCGAGCGCGTGAAGGGCTTTTTCCGAGGCGCCGGATTCCGAATTTCTGACGAGCCCTACATCTCCCTGCCGGTGTTCATCGCGTCGCTGCCGTTGCAGTATGTCCCGGCGATGGACCCTCCGAACCGCGGGATGCAGCGGGCTTGGCTGATGAGTTCCATCAACGCGGCCTCCATGATGCAAGTCCAGGGTGACTGGCGCGGTACGGGTCCGGAGCACGCGGGCCTACTGCTGACTTCCCGTTCGGGCCAACTTGCAACTTTCGACCTGCTGTGGAAGGACTCCACGAACTACAACTTCGTCGTGGTAGCCGCCTCTGGCTCGGGCAAGTCATTCCTGACCAACGAGCTGGTCTGCGACTTCCTTTCCCGCGGCGGTATCGCGCGCATTATCGACGTGGGGCGGTCGTACCACCGCTTCTGTACCGTCATGGGCGGTGAGAACCTGGTCTTCGACGCGGAGAAGCCGCGGTCGATGAACCCCTTCACCGGCATCAACACCGTCGATGACCTGAACGAGCTCATGCCGATGCTCAAGGAGCTGCTGCGCCTGATGGCATTCCCCCTGACCAAGTCGGAGGATGTGCCTCAGTTCCAGTATCAGCTGCTCGAAATCGTGGTCGAAAAGGCATGGCGAAAGTTTGCTGCAGCTACCGAACTCAAGCACGTCGTCGAAGAGCTGGAAGTCTGGGACGGCGCGTCGCCGGAGCTGGCCCACCAGCTCGCGATGCAGCTCATGGCGTATTCCCATGGCCGCTACAGCGCGTGGTTCACCGGCCCGCGTGAGGTTTCCTTCAACAAGCCTCTGGTCGTGATTGAACTCGAAGAGCTCAAACAGGACCCACAGCTCCAGTCGGTCGTGCTGCAGCTGGTGATGTTCCAGTGCACGAAGGAGATGTACCTCTCCGACCGGGCCCTCCCGAAGCTGCTGGCAATCGACGAAGCCTGGGACTTGATGGGCGGCCTCAGCACCGGCAAGTTCATCGAAACCGCCTTCCGCCGGATGCGTAAGTACAACGGCGTCGCCGGGGTCATCACGCAGTCCTTCCAGGATTTTACGAAGTCCGAGGCAGCAATGGCTGCGGTGGAAAACGCCGCGTGGCAGTTCATTCTTCACCAGAAGAAGGAGTCCATCGACTACGCGGTCGACCACAAGCGAATTTCGGCGGACGAGGCCACCATCGAGCTCATCAAGTCCGTGAAATCCGGCGAGGGGTTTTCCGAGGTCTTCGTGCGCAATGACGCCGGCGCGGGCGTGTACCGCTTCGTGACGGATAAACACTCCTACTACACGTTCTCGTCGAGGGCGACCGACATCATCAGGCTGAACAAGCTCACCGAGTCAGGCATGACGCTGGAGGACGCCATCGACAAGCTGGCAATGGAGGATTACGCGCGAATGTGGGGTGGCCAAGACGCCGCCTGA
- the traF gene encoding conjugal transfer protein TraF has product MKPLHVLLLSVALALPGLTHAQSSSTFKENAAADARAKAEKGWWYFEKKKEPPKLEEPAPQPQPEPVAQPSKAEKSKEEKCKEKATWSADCGFVHPGQDFEFQAKQRDALMERMVVSNNDPQAVEAFQYYMRWVLERTSEVTNLWWYNMVQNPELDPTAAQPISAMGLRLMTEVRKGSEAEIFDVARDEGGMFVFFSRSDCIFCHQMAEPLRIMQERTKLPIRNASLDGQCIAPFVEGCLTGEVAIQAAQALQVATVPTVFLYIKPNTWIRIATGITDADSMATRAMQFFTAYRTALLKGVENGQDGRPSVDFGKDEGPTGNLSTGVGAGKRQEVSEELIHDLLGRKN; this is encoded by the coding sequence ATGAAGCCTCTCCACGTCCTATTGCTGTCCGTCGCCCTTGCGCTGCCCGGGTTGACGCATGCCCAGTCCAGCTCGACCTTCAAGGAAAACGCGGCCGCGGACGCTCGCGCCAAGGCCGAGAAGGGCTGGTGGTACTTCGAGAAGAAGAAGGAGCCACCGAAGCTCGAGGAACCGGCTCCTCAACCCCAGCCTGAGCCCGTGGCGCAACCTTCAAAGGCTGAGAAGAGCAAGGAAGAGAAGTGCAAGGAGAAAGCGACCTGGTCGGCCGACTGTGGGTTCGTCCACCCAGGCCAAGATTTCGAGTTCCAGGCGAAGCAGCGCGACGCCCTGATGGAGCGTATGGTGGTCTCCAACAATGACCCGCAGGCTGTCGAAGCCTTCCAGTACTACATGCGCTGGGTGCTCGAGCGCACCAGTGAGGTGACGAACCTCTGGTGGTACAACATGGTCCAAAACCCCGAACTGGACCCGACGGCAGCGCAGCCCATCTCGGCGATGGGCTTGCGACTCATGACCGAGGTGCGCAAAGGCTCAGAGGCCGAAATCTTCGACGTGGCACGCGACGAAGGCGGAATGTTCGTCTTCTTCTCGCGCAGCGACTGCATCTTCTGCCATCAGATGGCCGAGCCGCTGCGGATTATGCAAGAGCGTACGAAGCTGCCCATCCGTAACGCCAGCCTCGACGGCCAATGCATCGCGCCATTTGTCGAGGGTTGCCTGACCGGCGAAGTCGCCATCCAGGCCGCGCAGGCCCTTCAGGTCGCTACCGTTCCCACCGTTTTCCTCTACATCAAGCCCAATACCTGGATTCGTATTGCCACCGGCATCACCGACGCTGACTCCATGGCAACCCGCGCAATGCAGTTTTTCACCGCATACCGCACGGCTTTGCTCAAGGGCGTGGAAAACGGGCAGGACGGCCGGCCCTCCGTGGATTTCGGGAAAGACGAAGGGCCGACGGGGAACCTCTCGACGGGCGTAGGCGCAGGCAAACGCCAGGAGGTGTCCGAGGAACTTATCCATGACCTGCTCGGGCGTAAAAACTGA
- a CDS encoding S26 family signal peptidase: protein MISRDAFERFFIILACSVLAIHVYVKVVPYSLSWNVTASIPRGLYLSTEATTTPLVRGQIGCFAYSAPTWAEARHYFPDGFQLCKYALGLPGDVVEVDASLRVSSAAGKHADVAFASADSRGRPMPRAEGLAGAIPRGEYLLLAPAHTNSLDSRYLGRIAHERLTRTLVPLLTW from the coding sequence GTGATTTCGCGCGACGCCTTCGAGCGCTTCTTCATCATCCTCGCATGCTCTGTGCTGGCGATTCATGTGTACGTGAAGGTCGTCCCGTACTCGCTGTCCTGGAACGTCACCGCATCGATTCCACGGGGACTCTATTTGTCCACCGAGGCGACAACGACGCCCCTGGTGCGCGGTCAGATTGGCTGCTTCGCCTATTCGGCACCGACTTGGGCGGAGGCGCGCCACTACTTCCCCGATGGGTTTCAGCTGTGCAAGTACGCGCTGGGCTTGCCTGGTGACGTGGTCGAGGTCGATGCGTCCCTTCGCGTGTCCTCCGCTGCGGGGAAGCACGCCGACGTCGCCTTTGCATCGGCCGACAGCCGCGGACGCCCGATGCCGCGTGCAGAGGGCCTGGCCGGAGCGATTCCCCGCGGGGAGTACCTGCTGCTGGCACCCGCCCACACGAACAGCCTCGACTCGCGCTACCTGGGACGTATTGCCCACGAGCGCCTCACCCGCACCCTTGTTCCCCTCTTGACCTGGTAA